A portion of the Meriones unguiculatus strain TT.TT164.6M chromosome 14, Bangor_MerUng_6.1, whole genome shotgun sequence genome contains these proteins:
- the Rbm42 gene encoding RNA-binding protein 42 isoform X2, translating into MAGAGPSPGLPVAGGPVVPGPGVGIPGKSGEERLKEMEAEMALFEQEVLGAPVTGIPSAVPTVEAMQVPAAPVIRPIIATNTYQQVQQTLEARAAAAATVVPPMVGGPPFVGPVGFGPADRGHLDSPEAREAMFLRRAAGGPRPMALRPPHQALVGPPLPGPPGPPMMLPPMARAPGPPLGSMAALRPPLEEPAAPRELGLGLGLGLKEKEEAVVAAAAGLEEASAAVAVGAGGAPAGPAVIGPSLPLALAMPLPEPEPLPLPLEVVRGLLPPLRIPELLSLRPRPRPPRPEPPPGLMALEVPEPLGEDKKKGKPEKLKRCIRTAAGSSWEDPSLLEWDADDFRIFCGDLGNEVNDDILARAFSRFPSFLKAKVIRDKRTGKTKGYGFVSFKDPSDYVRAMREMNGKYVGSRPIKLRKSMWKDRNLDVVRKKQKEKKKLGLR; encoded by the exons ATGGCCGGGGCAGGACCGTCGCCGGGACTCCCGGTGGCGGGAGGGCCCGTGGTCCCGGGGCCTGGTGTCGGCATCCCGGGCAAAAGCGGAGAGGAACGCTTGAAAGAAATGGAGGCGGAGATGGCCCT GTTTGAGCAAGAAGTACTGGGAGCTCCGGTGACCGGAATCCCATCTGCGGTGCCCACGGTAGAGGCCATGCAAGTCCCAGCAGCCCCTGTGATCCGCCCAATTATAGCCACCAACACATACCAACAG GTCCAGCAGACCCTGGAGGCCCGGGCAGCTGCTGCAGCCACGGTAGTTCCTCCCATGGTGGGAGGCCCTCCTTTTGTAGGCCCAG TTGGCTTTGGCCCTGCTGATCGTGGTCACCTGGACAGTCCTGAGGCTCGAGAGGCCATGTTCCTGAGGCGAGCAG CTGGCGGCCCCAGACCTATGGCCCTGAGGCCTCCACACCAAGCCCTCGTTGGACCCCCTCTGCCTGGGCCTCCTGGACCACCCATGATGCTGCCCCCAATGGCTCGGGCCCCTGGACCACCCCTGGGTTCTATGGCTGCTCTGAGACCTCCCCTG GAAGAGCCAGCGGCTCCTCGAGAGCTGGGCCTAGGCCTTGGTTTAGGcctgaaggagaaggaagaagcagTAGTGGCTGCTGCAGCGGGGCTGGAGGAAGCTAGTGCAGCAGTGGCTGTGGGAGCAGGGGGAGCCCCAGCTGGCCCTGCGGTCATTGGTCCCAGCCTCCCACTGGCCCTAGCCATGCCACTGCCAGAGCCTGAGCCTCTGCCCCTCCCTCTGGAGGTGGTGCGTGGCCTGCTGCCTCCACTGCGAATTCCTGAGCTCCTGTCTCTGCGTCCACGACCCCGGCCCCCTCGGCCTGAGCCTCCTCCTGGCCTCATGGCCCTAGAG GTCCCAGAACCGCTGGGGGAAGACAAGAAGAAAGGCAAGCCAGAGAAATTGAAACGCTGCATTCGCACAGCGGCGGGCAGCAGTTGGGAGGACCCCAGCCTGCTGGAGTGGGATGCCG ATGACTTCCGGATCTTCTGTGGGGACCTGGGCAACGAGGTGAACGATGACATCTTGGCACGCGCCTTCAGCCGTTTCCCGTCCTTCCTTAAGGCTAAGGTGATCCGAGACAAGCGAACAGGCAAAACCAAGGGCTACGGCTTCGTGAGCTTCAAGGACCCCAGCGACTATGTGCGTGCCATGCGTGAGATGAACG GGAAGTACGTGGGCTCCCGCCCCATCAAGCTTCGAAAAAGCATGTGGAAGGACCGGAACCTGGATGTGGTCCgaaagaagcagaaggaaaagaaaaagttggGCCTCAGATAG
- the Rbm42 gene encoding RNA-binding protein 42 isoform X1, whose product MAGAGPSPGLPVAGGPVVPGPGVGIPGKSGEERLKEMEAEMALFEQEVLGAPVTGIPSAVPTVEAMQVPAAPVIRPIIATNTYQQVQQTLEARAAAAATVVPPMVGGPPFVGPVGFGPADRGHLDSPEAREAMFLRRAAVAPQRAPILRPAFVPHVLQRADSALSSAAGGPRPMALRPPHQALVGPPLPGPPGPPMMLPPMARAPGPPLGSMAALRPPLEEPAAPRELGLGLGLGLKEKEEAVVAAAAGLEEASAAVAVGAGGAPAGPAVIGPSLPLALAMPLPEPEPLPLPLEVVRGLLPPLRIPELLSLRPRPRPPRPEPPPGLMALEVPEPLGEDKKKGKPEKLKRCIRTAAGSSWEDPSLLEWDADDFRIFCGDLGNEVNDDILARAFSRFPSFLKAKVIRDKRTGKTKGYGFVSFKDPSDYVRAMREMNGKYVGSRPIKLRKSMWKDRNLDVVRKKQKEKKKLGLR is encoded by the exons ATGGCCGGGGCAGGACCGTCGCCGGGACTCCCGGTGGCGGGAGGGCCCGTGGTCCCGGGGCCTGGTGTCGGCATCCCGGGCAAAAGCGGAGAGGAACGCTTGAAAGAAATGGAGGCGGAGATGGCCCT GTTTGAGCAAGAAGTACTGGGAGCTCCGGTGACCGGAATCCCATCTGCGGTGCCCACGGTAGAGGCCATGCAAGTCCCAGCAGCCCCTGTGATCCGCCCAATTATAGCCACCAACACATACCAACAG GTCCAGCAGACCCTGGAGGCCCGGGCAGCTGCTGCAGCCACGGTAGTTCCTCCCATGGTGGGAGGCCCTCCTTTTGTAGGCCCAG TTGGCTTTGGCCCTGCTGATCGTGGTCACCTGGACAGTCCTGAGGCTCGAGAGGCCATGTTCCTGAGGCGAGCAG CTGTGGCCCCTCAGAGGGCCCCTATCCTGCGTCCAGCCTTCGTCCCCCACGTGCTACAGAGAGCAG ATTCTGCTCTCTCTTCTGCAGCTGGCGGCCCCAGACCTATGGCCCTGAGGCCTCCACACCAAGCCCTCGTTGGACCCCCTCTGCCTGGGCCTCCTGGACCACCCATGATGCTGCCCCCAATGGCTCGGGCCCCTGGACCACCCCTGGGTTCTATGGCTGCTCTGAGACCTCCCCTG GAAGAGCCAGCGGCTCCTCGAGAGCTGGGCCTAGGCCTTGGTTTAGGcctgaaggagaaggaagaagcagTAGTGGCTGCTGCAGCGGGGCTGGAGGAAGCTAGTGCAGCAGTGGCTGTGGGAGCAGGGGGAGCCCCAGCTGGCCCTGCGGTCATTGGTCCCAGCCTCCCACTGGCCCTAGCCATGCCACTGCCAGAGCCTGAGCCTCTGCCCCTCCCTCTGGAGGTGGTGCGTGGCCTGCTGCCTCCACTGCGAATTCCTGAGCTCCTGTCTCTGCGTCCACGACCCCGGCCCCCTCGGCCTGAGCCTCCTCCTGGCCTCATGGCCCTAGAG GTCCCAGAACCGCTGGGGGAAGACAAGAAGAAAGGCAAGCCAGAGAAATTGAAACGCTGCATTCGCACAGCGGCGGGCAGCAGTTGGGAGGACCCCAGCCTGCTGGAGTGGGATGCCG ATGACTTCCGGATCTTCTGTGGGGACCTGGGCAACGAGGTGAACGATGACATCTTGGCACGCGCCTTCAGCCGTTTCCCGTCCTTCCTTAAGGCTAAGGTGATCCGAGACAAGCGAACAGGCAAAACCAAGGGCTACGGCTTCGTGAGCTTCAAGGACCCCAGCGACTATGTGCGTGCCATGCGTGAGATGAACG GGAAGTACGTGGGCTCCCGCCCCATCAAGCTTCGAAAAAGCATGTGGAAGGACCGGAACCTGGATGTGGTCCgaaagaagcagaaggaaaagaaaaagttggGCCTCAGATAG
- the Etv2 gene encoding ETS translocation variant 2 isoform X2, with protein sequence MDLWNWDDASVQEVPPGDKLTGLEGAEFGFYYPEVALQGNAPITPMTVEDCWKGPIQLWQFLLELLHDGARSSCIRWTGNSREFQLCDPKEVARLWGERKRKPGMNYEKLSRGLRYYYRRDIVLKSGGRKYTYRFGGRVPVLACRDDAGHLPGAESQ encoded by the exons ATGGACCTGTGGAACTGGGATGACGCATCAGTACAGGAAGTGCCTCCCGGGGACAAGCTGACAGGACTGG AAGGAGCGGAATTTGGTTTCTATTACCCTGAGGTGGCTCTGCAAGGGAACGCGCCGATCACACCGATGACCGTAGAGGACTGCTGGAAAG GCCCCATTCAGCTGTGGCAGTTCCTCCTGGAGCTGCTCCACGACGGGGCGCGCAGCAGCTGCATCCGCTGGACGGGCAACAGCCGCGAGTTCCAGCTGTGCGACCCCAAAGAG GTGGCCCGGCTGTGGGGCGAGCGCAAGAGGAAGCCCGGGATGAATTACGAGAAGCTGAGCCGAGGCCTGCGCTACTATTACCGCCGCGACATCGTGCTCAAGAGCGGTGGGCGCAAGTACACCTACCGCTTCGGGGGGCGTGTGCCCGTCCTCGCCTGTAGGGATGACGCGGGGCACCTGCCAGGTGCAGAGAGCCAATAA
- the Etv2 gene encoding ETS translocation variant 2 isoform X1 — MDLWNWDDASVQEVPPGDKLTGLGAEFGFYYPEVALQGNAPITPMTVEDCWKGVPEPDWSPALPQEEVPFEAEPVARPLPWSRDWTDPGCNTADPWSCASRSTGPAPPGASPAPFVGFEGAAGQNPATAAGGPPSWSHPPAAWSTASWDCSLGPPSATLWDHGLGGEVSEDCTASWGWSAGSDFATSWTSALQDGGVPGEGHRAPTTPSKSSRQPDRASLTRHPKTNHRGPIQLWQFLLELLHDGARSSCIRWTGNSREFQLCDPKEVARLWGERKRKPGMNYEKLSRGLRYYYRRDIVLKSGGRKYTYRFGGRVPVLACRDDAGHLPGAESQ, encoded by the exons ATGGACCTGTGGAACTGGGATGACGCATCAGTACAGGAAGTGCCTCCCGGGGACAAGCTGACAGGACTGG GAGCGGAATTTGGTTTCTATTACCCTGAGGTGGCTCTGCAAGGGAACGCGCCGATCACACCGATGACCGTAGAGGACTGCTGGAAAG GGGTCCCAGAGCCGGACTGGAGCCCCGCTTTACCCCAAGAGGAAGTACCTTTCGAGGCAG AGCCCGTTGCTCGCCCCCTTCCATGGTCGCGAGACTGGACAGACCCGGGGTGCAACACCGCGGACCCGTGGAGCTGCGCCTCCCGGTCGACAGGCCCCGCCCCTCCAGGCGCGAGCCCCGCCCCCTTCGTTGGCTTTGAAGGCGCCGCGGGCCAGAATCCCGCCACCGCGGCGGGAGGGCCCCCCTCGTGGTCGCACCCTCCGGCCGCCTGGAGCACCGCCAGCTGGGACTGTTCTCTGGGCCCCCCTAGCGCCACCCTCTGGGACCACGGCCTGGGCGGGGAAGTGAGTGAGGACTGTACGGCGTCGTGGGGCTGGTCTGCGGGTTCGGACTTCGCCACCTCGTGGACTAGTGCGCTGCAGGACGGCGGCGTCCCCGGCGAGGGCCACCGAGCGCCCACCACGCCCTCCAAGTCGAGCCGGCAGCCTGATCGGGCCTCCTTGACTCGCCACCCCAAAACTAACCACCGAG GCCCCATTCAGCTGTGGCAGTTCCTCCTGGAGCTGCTCCACGACGGGGCGCGCAGCAGCTGCATCCGCTGGACGGGCAACAGCCGCGAGTTCCAGCTGTGCGACCCCAAAGAG GTGGCCCGGCTGTGGGGCGAGCGCAAGAGGAAGCCCGGGATGAATTACGAGAAGCTGAGCCGAGGCCTGCGCTACTATTACCGCCGCGACATCGTGCTCAAGAGCGGTGGGCGCAAGTACACCTACCGCTTCGGGGGGCGTGTGCCCGTCCTCGCCTGTAGGGATGACGCGGGGCACCTGCCAGGTGCAGAGAGCCAATAA